The genomic window TGCCGTCGCCGTAGGCGATGGCCGCGTCGGCCTGGGCCAGCAGCTTCCGCCTCGCCTGGGCCTTCACCGAGGGGTCGCCCAGCCCCGCGGGGAGCCTTGCGTAGGTGAACGCGCCGTTCTGCTGCTCGATGACCCAGCCGTCCGCCGCCACCTTGGTCGTCTGCCGGAAGGCCGCGTCGTAGGCCGCCTCGGCGGTCAGCCAGAGCAACTCCGCGGCCGCGACGTTGCGGGCATCGCCCGCGGCGGACGCCTGCTCGGCCGAGCCTGCGGCGTCGCCGCGGTGCGACTCCGCCCAGCCCCAGGCCCGTGCGGCGGCCTCGGCATACGTCCTGGAGAGGGAGGCGTCGAGGGGGCCGAGGAGCCTGGCGGCCTTCGCCGCGACGGCGGCGAACGTGTACGAGCTGGCCGCGTCCGGCGCGTAGGTCATGAGGAGCAGGCTCTCCACGAAGCTCGCCTCGCCGGCCCGGGGATGGGCCGAGGACTCGATCCCGCCGCTTACGCCGCCGTCGGGCTCCTGAAGCCGCCGGAAGCAGTCGAGATTCCAGAGCGCCTCGTTGATGACGTCGGGAAGCCGGTCGTCCGCCTCGGCCGGCGGGAGGGCCAGCTTGAGGCCGCGGAAGTAGCCGGGGAAGAGCTCGTACAGCTCCAGGTGGAGGTACGACGCCCAGAGGTGGCCGCTCGACCGGTCGAAGTCCCCCGCGTCGTGATAGCCGCCCCACGCCTCGGGCCGAAGCTCGTCGGTCCTCCCCTTCAGGAGGCCCGCGAACCAGTCGCCGCCCCGGGCCGCCTCCACGCTGCTGGTCCGGCTGCGGAAGACCTTCCATCCGTCGGCCGGGTGCATGTCCCTCGGCCGCACGAACGTCGTGAACGGCGGCCCCAGCGCGATGCCGCTCCGCTGGGCGAGGAACCCGTGCATGGCCTTGCGGAACGCCCCTTCCCAGACCGTTTCCCCGATCGGGAACGGCTCGCTCGTGCCGATCCCCGGGACCCGGACGCGGTATGCCCCGGGGGTGGAGAACGCGGAGAAGTCCAGGGCCCAGATCGCCGTGCCGCTGTGGTTCGCCGCGCCCTTCATGCTCTCCTTGCCGTCGGCCGCCAGCGCGAGCACGGCCCTGCCGCTGAAGACGGCCTTGCCCGCAGGATCGAGCAGCTCGAACGTCGAGACGCCCCCGTGCGTGTACGCCGCGCCGCTCCCCAGCCAGATCGACAGGAACGCCCTCTTGTAGGGATCGTCCGGGCGGTAGCCCACCTGCTGGACGTGGATCGCCTCGCTCGTCGCCACGCGCGTGTCGTGGGCGTATCGGACGGAGGGAACGCTCGCGTTCACGCCGAGCAGCTCCACCGTGTAAGTCATCCCCCCGACGAGGGGTGATGGCAGGACGAGGTAGATCGCATGCCTCAGGATCTGTTGCTGGCCCGGGAACACGCGGTCGATCGGCTTGGTCTTGCGATGCACGGCCTTCGGCTCCTTGCCGCCCGCGTAGGCCGGGTCGTCACGCGAGAGGATGCGGTAAGAATTGCGGTCGCCCGCGGTGAGCTTCTGGAGGTCCTCCCCCGAGCGCTCCTCGAAGGGCCAGAGGAGCCGCGTGCCGTCCCTTCCGCCGACGACGTAGCCGATTTCCCGCGTTTGCCCGCCCACCACGCGTCGGAGCGTCCGCTTCTCCGGGGCGTCGAGGACCACCTTTCCGTCGACCCAGGCGGCAACCTTGCCCTCGCCGACAATCTCATCGCCCGGGAGCGGAACATAGGGCACATAGCCGTTGTGACGCGACGTCCCCTCGACGAGGGTGATGCCGAGGACCTCCGACGCCACCGCGCCGACGTGGACGACCTTCGGCCCGTCGGCGCCGTGGCGGATCGCGCGCCGGGCCGCCTCTTTTGCCAGGCGGGCGGCCGCGGCCTTCTCCTGCTCTCGCTTCATCGACGCGGCTCGCGCGTCCTTCGCCTCGGGCGAGGGCGGGGCGATCTCGACCCGCCGGAAGGAGACGTCGATCGGGCCGTCGCCCCAGTCCCCCTGGATCTGGAGCTGGCCGACCTTCGCGAGGTCGATCGACTTCTCGCGCTCGTGTGGAGTGATCAGTCCGGCGCCGTCGGCCGGCTCCAGGCGCAGTTCGACGCCGGTCGGTCGGCCCTCCAGGCGGTAGGTCCATCCGGCGCTCGCGTCGCCGGAGTAGAGCTGCACGCGAACCGCCTTCGCCCTGTTCCCCTCGTGGATGGTCGCCACGAGCACGGGGCAGCGATCATCCGTCGATGCCAGGTCCAGGGCCGGCTGGAAGACGACCCGAAATCCCCCTTTGTTGGTCGGGGCCGACACGCGGAGCATCCCGCAATCCAGCCGGACGGCCTTCTCGTAGTCCGTGTACGCGAAGAGCGGCGGCCGATCGAAGGGCGGCAGGGAGACCACGCCGTCCCGCGGCCCAGGAGGTGGCTGCGACGCGGCCATTGCCCCCGCGACGATCCAGGCGGTCGCCCCCAGCAGACCATCAATACCCTTCATCGACCCCTCCGAGGTCCTCGGCCACCGTCACGCAGGAAGTCGCCCGTGACATGCTAATCGGTGGCCGCGGCCGAAGCACGGCTACGGCCGCATCTCCGATCGGATACGATGGCCTCGCCCCGCCCGTTCCTCATGCTCCCTGGAGCTGCCATGCCCCTCGCCGGTTTGACGCTCATGATCGCCGCGGAGCTCGTCGGTTCGTCGCCGGTGCCCTCGAGGCCATGGACCGACGAGATCGTCTACGGGATCATCATCGAGAAGTTCTTCGACGCGGACCCGTCGAACAACGTCATGAAGGCCCGCTTCGGGAAGGACCGGGCGAAGTACGAGGGAGGCTTCTGGGGCGGCGACCTGGCCGGGATCCGGGCGAAGCTCGACGAGGTGGCCGACCTGGGCGTCACGGCCATCCTGATCTATCCGGTGATGCGGAATGACGAGAATCCGGTCGGCAAGTTCCTGCCCACCGGCTATCGGCCCAGGGACTACGAGTCCGTGGACCGCAACTTCGGCGACGTCGCCGCGGTCCGCTCGGTCGTCGACGCCGCCCACGACCGGGGCCTCAAGGTCATCCTGGACATGCCGATCACTCTCCCGGGATTCGAGCACCCATTCCTGGGCGATCCCGGCAGGAAATCATGGTTCGGCCCGAAGTCCGAGTACGGCGTCCCGCGGTGGAAGGCGGAGAACCCCGAGGTCGCCGACTATCTCATCGGTGTCTGCAAGCGATGGAAGGAGCGGTCCGGCTGCGACGGCATGCGGATCGACTCCGCGCACCTCCAGCCGATGTCCTTCTGGAAGCGGTTCGTCGCCGAGCTGAAGGCGGCGCCGCCCCGGCCGGACTTCGTCATCCTCCCGGAGCTCACCGTCGATCCGCGGCAGATCGGCGGGTTCATCCGCGAGGCTGGGTTCGACGGGGCGTATGACTTCAGCGCCCTGCGTTGCCGCGAGGTCTTCGGACGCGGCGAGGACGTCGCCCAACTCGCCTTCGCCGGCCGAGAGGCCCACCAGTTCTATCCCGACCCGAGGGCGATGATGGCGCCGATCGACAACTACGAGAAGGCCTTCGTCGACTTCGCGAACGGGCCGAAGGCGGCCCGGACGAAGCTGGCGCTGGCGTACATCCTGACCCTCGACCGCGTCCCCCTGCTCTACGCCGGCAACGAGCTCGGCATCGCCTTCACCGAAGTCGGAGGCGCCTTCCCGCCGGGTCGTCGGGACTCGTCCTTCCTGAGGGACGTGAAGGCGTTGATCGCCCTCCGCCGGCGCGAGCCGGCCCTGATTCGAGGCGACTATACCGAGCTGGCCGCGCGGGACGGCGTCTTCGCCTATCTCCGCACCGCGGGCGAGGAGCGGATCCTCGTCGTCCTCAACGGCTCCGATCGCCCGCGCGACTACTCGCGACCCATCGCGGGCCGGCCGTGGAAGTCCCTACGCCTCGACGACCTTCAAGCCGGAGGCCTCGCCAAGATGGCCGGCGACGAGTTGCCCCTGCGTGCCGAGGCTTTCGGGGCGAGGATCGTGAAGGTCCGCTGATCGAGACGTCTCCGCCGCCCGTCCGCGGGCAGGTCGCGGCGTCAGGCTCGATTCACGGCCCTCGCCACCTCGCCCTCCACGCGGACGATCCGCTCGAATGCGTCCACCATGCGTTCGCCGCCGACCACGGCGCCGAAGAGCCCGAAGGCCAGGGCGACGGAACTTCCCCACCAAAAGGGGGGGAGACGATCGAAGGGGTCGAGGTCCCTCGGAACCTCCACGGCACCCTGCGCGAGGATGCCCTGGTCGGGAGACGTGGTGATCGTCGGGTGGTGCCTCGCCGAGGCCTTCATCGCCCCACTGATGAGGATGACGTAGGCGATCGTCCAGATGGCGAATCCGAGGAACCCGCCGATGATGAGGCAGACGAGCCGATCGACGGCCGTCATCGGCTCCCGCTTCCGCTTCCGCGGATCGGGCGGCAAATCGCGTTGCTCGAAGGGGATACTGCTGATGCTGATGCCGTTCTTGACGGCCATGCCCCACCTCCCGTGCGCCGGATGAGTCTTCGACGCGGCGGGCGGAGTATTCGCGACATTCGCTCGGCATCCTCGGGCGGCCGTCGCTTGGCCGCCGGAGGAGGTCATCACCGGCGGCCATCGCCGAGGCCGCCCGGCGCCGCCTGCCACGAGTACTCCGCCTCCTGCGCCTCCCGGAGCCGCCGGCCGGAGGCGGCGAAGGCGAGGCCGCAGAGCAGGCCGAGCATGATCGACGCGATGGCGCGGGTCAGCACCGAGCCGATCAGCAGGCCGTACGAGGAGAGGTCGCGGATCGGGAGCCACTGCGGCTGCGCCTGCCTGAGGTCGACGTGCGTCAACTCCAACAGCAGCCACATCAGGAAGCCCAGGGTCGCGGTGCGGATGGTCTGGTTGCGGAGCGGGATCAACGACTCTCCCGGGCTCGGTCGCGATCTCGGCGGCCATCTCCGCCAGGGTCACGACGCGGACCAGCGAGAGGCCGCCCAGCCAGAGGGCGGCGACCGGGCTCAGGTTCGCGACGTGGTCGGCCTGGTCCCAGCCGAAGAAGTGGGCGTGCTCCACGCACCAGAAGCCCCCGCGGGCCAGGGTCACCACGAGCAGGCCCCAGGACCGCGCCCGCCAGGCCACGCCGGGCCGGCAACCGACCAGCAGGATCGCCGACAGGATGTTCGCCGCGAGCAGCGGGCCGCCGAGGAAGTGGTCCCACCGCGGGTCGTTCATGAGCTCGCGGAACGCCGGGTTGACGGCGTTCCGCGACAGGCAGAAGGCGAGCAGGTAAATCCCGCCGAGCCCGGCCGACAGCCCGGCCAGGAAGCAGGCCAGCCGCTCGGTGGCCGGCCGCGGGCCGTCGTCGCCGCCCCAGTCCCACCCCGGCAGCTCGGCTTCCATGGCGGTCCCCTCATGTCCCTCGTCGGGAAAGGCTCGTTCGCTCATCTACGGAGGCCCCTCCAGCCGTCGCCACGCCCTCCGCGCCGGCTCAGCCTGCCACGGCTATCTTCGTCCCCATCCGCACCAGCGGGGGCTCCGGGTTGTCCGGCTGCGGCAGCGCCTCGGGGGCGAAGCCGGCGATTGCCCCCGGGCGGAAGATCAGGCAATACGTCGATCCGCCGAACTGGAAGTAGCCGACCTCGTCCCCCTTCCTCAGCCGGGCGCCCGGCTTGACGGAGGGGTGGAAGACGCACGAGGAGACCTCGACCATCCCGATCGGCATCAGGCAGACGAGGCCGAGCGACGGGGCGTCGGCCTCGATCAGGAGGATCGCGCGGGTCGCCACGTGGGCGAGGTAACCCTGCGAGAGCACCGGGCCGTCGGGATCCTCGCCCTCGGACTCGGCCTCCGAGTAATACGTCCCCTCGACCACGAAGGCCTTCCGGACCGTCCCGGAGACCGGGCTGTGCCATCGGTGGTAGTTGTGGGCGTCCAGGAAAGCCTGGTACACCGTCCCCCCGACGAACTCGTCGACCGAGCCGTCGCCCGCCAGCATGTCGTTCAGCGAGTACGGCTGGCCCTTGATCCAGAAGCGGTCGTACCGCCGGACGTTCGTCTTCAGGGCGTACGGCGTGGACTCGCAGGCATTCACGATGACCCGGTCGTCGTCGGGCGCGGCGATCGGCCGCATGCCGGGCTCGAACTTGCGGGTGAAGTAGTCGTTCCAGGAGGAGAAGCCCCAGTGGGGGTCGCCCGGATCGATCTGGAACTCGTCGATCCGCGTGGACTTCCTGGCCGATTCGCATTTCCAACCGCGGGGCGTGTCGTTCAGGACGTGGAGCGAATCGCGGCTGCACAGGAAGTCGCACCAGGCCTTCAGGATCTTCCGGAACATGGCGTTGACCGGCTCGTGGCGGAAGGCCGCGAAGCCGGCCGGCGTGCCCATGCACCAGTCGAGGATCGCGTTCAGCGGCACGCCCACCAGCCCGGTCTCGTTGTATTCCGGGGCGCGGCCGATGACCTCGTCGATCAGCCAGAGGAGCTGGTCGACGTCCTCGATGTGCCGCTTGCGGTACGGCTTGGCATGCGGCACCTGCTCGATCATCTGCGTGAAGTACATCCGGACGATCGGGTCGCGGTCGATGAGGTCCTTCAACTCCTGCACGACGGGCTGCAGCCGCGTCGCCGGGTCGGCCGCCTTCTCGGACGCTCGGCCGCAGGACCCTTCGAGCCAGTCCTCCAGCGCGTCCTGATGAGGCAGCCAGCGGCCGTGACGATGACGCCTGTGGCCGGCCTTCCGATGACTCATGAGATCCTCCCGGCTCGCCGCTACGCCCGACCGGCCCGTGAAGGGTGATTGTCCCGACACGCGGCGCGGGCCGTCAAGCACGCGGGGCGTGAGGGCGGGTCGCAATCCGGGGGCCGAAGCTGCCGACTATGCGGAGGGAGGGCAGGATGCGGGCGTTGATTGCGGCGATTCGTGGCACGCGCCTTGCCTCATGAGGCCAGCCGTTGGGAATGGCGACAACGACAGCGACTTCCCCCCAATCCGAGACCACACTTCAACACCGGCCCCGCCGGATGGAGCCCTCCATGAAGCGTCTTCTGCCCGCATTCGTCGTCGCGACGGCCCTCGTCGGCACGCCCGCACTGGCCCAGGACGGCCCGCTCAATCGCGTGGGTCGCGCCCTCGACAACGCCGGGAGGAATGTCCGCAATCGCGTCGAGACGGAGGTCGCGCGGGGGCAGGCCTACGCCGAGGAGCGCGACCTGCTCTACCGCGTCACCCGCCGGCTGGATTGGGACAAGCCGCTAGTCGGATCGACGATCCGGATCGAGATCCGCCCGGATAGCTCGGTGGTCCTCCGCGGCTCGGTCCTCACCGAGGACGGCAAGAAGCGCGCCGTGGACCTCGTGGCCAACACGGTGGGCGTCGGCACGGTCGTGGACGAGCTGGCCGTCGTCAAGGGGGTGAAGGTGATCGAGTCCACGCCGGCCGTCGTGGTCCCGCCCCCGGGGGACGTCAAGGTCGTGACGCCGAAGACCAGGACCACCGTCGTCACCCCGCCGGTCGAGGTCAAGGTCGAGGAGAAGCCCTGACCTCCGCACCGAGGAAGGCCGATCATTTCGATTCCGGCCGCGCCGGCGTCAGGCGGACCAGCAGTCCGCCGGCCGGCGCGAGGCTGCCCTTCACGATCGAGGCGGCCGTGACGTCCTCCCGGGCGGTCGCCAGCCGCCCCTTGGCCTCCATCGCGTCGCGATGCACCTCGGCGTGAAAGCGTCCCGGGCCGAGGAAGGAGAGGGGGATCTCCACCTCCCGCACCTCGCGCCCGCCCATCGCGCCGACCCACCACTCCTCGCCATGCCGGCGGGCGATGACGGCGAGCTCCCCGACCCTGGCCGCCAGGCAGCGGGTGTCGTCCCACGCGGCCGGGATCGCGGCCAGGACCGGCAGCCCGGGATGCCCGCGGTAGGCCGACGGATAATCGGCCACCATGGGCAGGTGGTTCTGGAAGACGACGTAGGACGCCAGCATCCGGCAGGGCGTGCCCATGACGAGCGGAGCGGCGTTGCGGGCCCGGAACTGCTCCACCGGCACGCCGCGGAGCGAGCCCTGGTGGAAGTCGAGCGGCCCGGCGAGCATCCTCGTGAAGGGTATCGTCAGGTCGTGCTCGGGCGGGATGCCATCCTTGTCCCACTTGTCGTACTCGAGGTTCATGACGGCCTCGTGCGTCAAGAGGTTGGGATAGGTGCGCTCCAGCCCCGTGGGGGCGGACACCCCGTGCAGCGTGATCGTCAGGCGATTCTCGGCCGCCTTCGCGACGGCCCGGCGGAGGAAATCCACCATCTCCTGGTCGTCGCGGTCCATGAAGTCGAGCATGATCCCCTCGACGCCCCACTCGCGATAGAGCGGGAACGCGCGGTCCATGTGCTTACGAGCCGCCTCCCAGTGCATCCAGAGGCGGATCTTGACCCCCTTCGACCCCGCGTATCGGATGACCTCGCGGAGGTCCAGGCCTTCGATGCCCCGCGTGATGTCGGCTCCCTCGTAGGGGACGATCGTCCCGCCGTACCAGGCGATGTTGTCCAGGCCGTCGAGCGAGTGGTAGGGGATGCCCGCCTCGGCGCAGAAGTCGATGTAATACTTCGCGGTCTCCGTGTTCAGCCCCATCCGGAACGGGACGTTCTCCTCGTAGAATCCGTTCCACCAGGGGAAGGTGGTCTTCCCGGGGCGGATCCACGAGGTATCCGCGATCGCGCAGGGCTCGTTCAGGTTCAGCACGAGGTCGGACTCGACGAGCCCCTCGAGCCGGTCGCCCAGCAGGAAGACCCGCCAGGGGGACTCGTGCGGGAGCGCCGCGCGGACGGCCACGCCGGGCTCGCCGGGGCGAGGGGCGAGGCGGCAGCCGAAGGTCACGCCCCCGCCGTCGCCCTGCTCTTTCGCCAGGTACATCCCCGCGAAATCGGTGAGGTTCGCTTCCAGGACGGCCAGCCAGCCGGTCCCGGGCAGCTCGTTGAGCATGGGGAGGCCGAGCCGCCACTCCCCGGGGGTCTCGATCTCCGCCGCCGGCTTCCGCAGGTATCGGTTCTCGTGGGTCGAGTTGTAACCCTTGAGGGGGAGGGCGACGGCCCGCGCGTCCTCGGGCAGTCGGACGGCGGTCCGCTCGTCCGCAATCTCGAGGGTCTTCCAGCCTTCCTGCGCCGGGAACCGATAGCGGATCGCGGCGCCGTCGTCGTAGGCCCGGAGGATGACCTGCCATCGCCTCGCGGGGGCGGCCTTCTCCCGGAGCGAGACCACGACCTCCTCGCAGCGGTTGACCACCCGGCTCCGCTTGCCGGGCCGCTGGTTGTACGCCTCGTCGATGCGGCGGGTCACAACCCTCTCGATCGCGGCCTCGCGCCCGAGGCTCCCGCCCCCGGCCAGGTCCAGGCCCAGCCGCGACCGGAGCACCGCGGGGCGGCCGCGGAACGTCACGGCGTACGTCGGGTAAGCCGTGCCGTCCGAGGCGCCTGCGACCTCCACGCGGACCCGGCCGTCGGGCGAGGTCGCCGCGGCGCTCTGCGGGGGATCCTGGGCCGCGTCGGCGGTCGCGGTCGCGAGGACCAGGCCCATGGCAAAACTCGTGAGGTGCAGTCGGATCTTCATCGGAGCGGCTCCCGGGGTCTCGACGGCCGGCCCGGGGCCCAGGAGGGGCGACCGGGGCGTGCCATGATACTCCCGCGGTCCGCCGCGCAACATCGGCAGGCGTCCGTCCGCTCGGAACGTCAGACGATGTTACGGACGAGTCCGCCATCCACGCGTAGGGTCGCCCCGTTGACGGCCGAGGCCAGCGGGCTGGCGAGGAACGTCACGGCGGCGGCGATCTCCTCCGGGCGGATGAGCCGCTGGATGAGGGAGGTGGGGCGGTTTTCGGACATGAACCGCGCCTCGGCCTCCGGCGGGGAAGTGCCGGGGAAGAGGTCGGCGAGGAAGGCCTGGACGCCCTCGGTCAGCGTGGAGCCCGGGAGGACCGTGTTGACGGTCACGGCCGTGCCCTTCGTCAGCTCGGCCAGGCTCCGCGAGATCGAGAGCTGCATGGTCTTGGTGGCGCTGTAGTGGGCCATCTCGGGCGCGGGGCTGATGCCGGACTCGCTGGAGATGAAGAGGATCCGCCCCCGCTTCCGCTCGAGCATGCCGGCCAGGTAGTGGCGGGCCAGGCGGACGCCGCTGAGGATGTTGACCTCAAACAGGCGCCGCCAGGCCTCGTCCGTCTCGTCGAAGAAGCCGACGGCCTCGTAGATGCCCAGGTTGTTCACGAGGATGTCTACCGAAGGATGGGCCGCGATGGTCGTGGCGCAACCCTCCGCCGTCCCTTGATCGGCCGCGAGCGGGACGAGGTCCGCCGCCGGCAGGCGATCGCGGATGGCCCGGATCGCCCGTCCGACGCCGGTCTCGCCGCGGCCGCACACGACGACCCGCGCCCCTTCGGCGGCGAGGCCCTCCGCGATCGCCTGCCCGATGCCGCCCGTCGATCCCGTCACCAACGCCGTCTGCCCGCTCAATTTCAGGTCCATGATCCCGTCCCACTCCGGGGGGCGCCGCCCCGTCGCCGCCGGACACCCGGCATGACGCGACCGCACGCGGCGCGGGATTCTAGGACGCCCGGCCAGGCCGGGACAGGAGCTGCCGGGATTCCGACCCGCCCGCCCGGGCGGCTAAGATGAGCGATGCGCACGTCAAGCCGGATCGAGCCGGGCGGTCACCCCCGAGGCGAGTCACCCGATGGGCCCTGAAATCTGGACGGTCGTCGACGAGTATCTCGACGGGTTGCTGCTACCGAGGGACGAGGCGCTCGATGCCGCGCTGGAAGCGAGCGCCGCGGCAGGCCTGCCCGCGATCCACGTCTCGCCGTCCCAGGGCAGGTTCCTCCAACTGCTCGCCCGGATCCACGGCGCCCGCCGAATCCTGGAGATCGGGACGCTCGGCGGATACAGCACCATCTGGCTGGCGAGGGCGATGCCGGAGGGCGGCCGCCTCGTCACCCTGGAGGCCGACCCGAGGCACGCGGAGGTCGCCCGCACGAACCTCGCGCGGGCGGGCCTGTCCGGGGTGGTCGAGCTGAGGCAGGGCCCGGCCCTCGACACGCTGCCGGCCCTGCGGGCCGAGGGCGGCACACCGTTCGACCTCGTGTTCATCGACGCCGACAAGCCGAGCACCGCCGACTATTTCTCCTGGGCGATGAAGCTCACCCGGCCCGGCAGCGTCATCGTCGTGGACAACGTCGTCCGCAAGGGAGCGGTCGCCGATGCCGAGAGCACCGCCGAGGACGTCCTGGGCGTGCGTCGGTTCCTCGAGATGGTGGCGGCCGACCCCCGCGTCCGCGCCTCGGCCCTCCAGACCGTGGGCAACAAGGGGTACGACGGGTTCGCCCTTGCGCTCGTCGAGGCGGGTGGAACGGGGAATCCGAGATGACGCTCGTATATCACCAGGCGACGTTCGACCTGATCGGCAAGACCCCTCGCACCACCAAGAAGGCCGTCGCGGCCCTAGAGAAGCGGGAGCGGCTCCTCGGCATCCGCCTGCCGGCGTCGATGCGGGAGTTCTACTCGCTGACGGGCGCCTGCGAGATCCTGACGGGCCACAGCAACGAGGACCCGGCGGTCCCGCTGGAGGAACTCGGCGACGCCCAGGACCTCGCCCATGGCGTCCTCCGCATCCAGGACGAGAATCAGGGCGTCGCCGCCTGGTACGTCCGGCTCGACGGATCCGACGACCCGCCGGTGGAGGTCGAGAGCGAAGCCGATCGAGCCGACCCGCCCGAGGGGCTGGACCCGGACGCGGATTCCTTCTGGGTGACCGCCCGCTTCCGTCCCGTCTCGCCCACGTTCTCCGCCTACGTTCTCGATCGCGTCCGCGTGTACGGCGGCGACGCGACGGACCACAGGATCGCCTCCCGACTTAAGCCGATGGGCTTCTACATCGAATTCGACGCGAACGGGCGAGCCACCCGGGCCACCCTGGATCCGAACTTCGCCCCCCCGAAGCCCAATGCGAAGCCGTTCGACGCGCGAGTCGCGATGGGGCTCGTCCGCGCCCTGGATCAGTTGGAGCGGCTCGAGATCAGCTCGAAAGCGATCGACGAGCGGGGCTGGGCGGCCCTCCGCGATCACCCCTCGATCCTCGACCTGGAAGACCACGGATCGCTGACCGACGCAGCGGTCGACCACATAGCCGCGATGCCGGCGCTCCGCGGGTTGTCCATCTCCGGAGTTCGACTCACGGACCGGGGGTTCGCCCGGCTGCTCGGCGCCCGCGACTTCTCCGCCCTGTCAGTGGGCATGGGGGGCCGCCTCACGCCCGGCGGGCTCGCGGCGCTCGCCTCGCAAACGCGGCTGGAGCGGCTGTCCCTGACGGACTTCGATGGCGCTCTGACTGATGAGGGCCTAGCGGGGCTCGCGGGGCTCACCTCGATGCGATACCTCGAGATCGTGTCCCCGGAGGTCTCGGACGACGGGCTCCGCCACCTGACCGGCCTGGTCCACCTCGAAGACGCCCGGCTCTATCTCGACCGGGTCACCGACGCCGGGCTCGCCTCATTGGCAGGATGGAGGAAGCTGGTTCGCCTTCGGCTCGGGCGGTCGACTCGCGTGCTCGGCCCCGGCCTGCGGCATCTGGCGGGGCTCCGGTGCCTCCGTGAGCTGGACCTCATGCGGCTCCCGGTCGACGACGACTCGCTCGTCCATCTCGCCGGGTTGGTGGAACTGGAGGACCTGAATCTCCGGGAGACGAGGGCGATCGGGCCGGGCTTCGCCGCCCTCTCCGGCCTGGCGAACCTTCGCCGGCTGGATTGCCGATGGAGCGGCGTGACCGACCAGGCGATGCCCCACATCGCCGGACTGCCCGCGCTCGAGAAGCTGGACATCGCGGGCGCCAAGGTTAGCGACGCGGGCCTGCTGACCCTCTCCCCACTCCGCTCGCTCCGCGTGCTCGACCTGACCGGGGTGACGATCGGCGCGGACGCAATCCGGGGGCTCAAGGCGGCCATCCCGTCCCTCGATACGGTCTTCTGGACCCGCCCCGGCGGGCGGCCCGACACCGGCAATCCAT from Aquisphaera giovannonii includes these protein-coding regions:
- a CDS encoding glycoside hydrolase family 9 protein, which translates into the protein MKGIDGLLGATAWIVAGAMAASQPPPGPRDGVVSLPPFDRPPLFAYTDYEKAVRLDCGMLRVSAPTNKGGFRVVFQPALDLASTDDRCPVLVATIHEGNRAKAVRVQLYSGDASAGWTYRLEGRPTGVELRLEPADGAGLITPHEREKSIDLAKVGQLQIQGDWGDGPIDVSFRRVEIAPPSPEAKDARAASMKREQEKAAAARLAKEAARRAIRHGADGPKVVHVGAVASEVLGITLVEGTSRHNGYVPYVPLPGDEIVGEGKVAAWVDGKVVLDAPEKRTLRRVVGGQTREIGYVVGGRDGTRLLWPFEERSGEDLQKLTAGDRNSYRILSRDDPAYAGGKEPKAVHRKTKPIDRVFPGQQQILRHAIYLVLPSPLVGGMTYTVELLGVNASVPSVRYAHDTRVATSEAIHVQQVGYRPDDPYKRAFLSIWLGSGAAYTHGGVSTFELLDPAGKAVFSGRAVLALAADGKESMKGAANHSGTAIWALDFSAFSTPGAYRVRVPGIGTSEPFPIGETVWEGAFRKAMHGFLAQRSGIALGPPFTTFVRPRDMHPADGWKVFRSRTSSVEAARGGDWFAGLLKGRTDELRPEAWGGYHDAGDFDRSSGHLWASYLHLELYELFPGYFRGLKLALPPAEADDRLPDVINEALWNLDCFRRLQEPDGGVSGGIESSAHPRAGEASFVESLLLMTYAPDAASSYTFAAVAAKAARLLGPLDASLSRTYAEAAARAWGWAESHRGDAAGSAEQASAAGDARNVAAAELLWLTAEAAYDAAFRQTTKVAADGWVIEQQNGAFTYARLPAGLGDPSVKAQARRKLLAQADAAIAYGDGNAFGLTTEIDGLPLIGPVGAFTTPGMISRVLPRAHFLSGDRKYLAAAVRAANFSLGANPDNQAMTTGVGRHAPKAPLHFDSRFSGQEAPAGLTVYGAYDAESLPDFARGNDWVHTWYVGSTMVPDSRTWPPAEGYVDFFLWPMMNEFTIAQNLGPTSYWWGYLAARGGR
- a CDS encoding alpha-amylase family glycosyl hydrolase, giving the protein MPLAGLTLMIAAELVGSSPVPSRPWTDEIVYGIIIEKFFDADPSNNVMKARFGKDRAKYEGGFWGGDLAGIRAKLDEVADLGVTAILIYPVMRNDENPVGKFLPTGYRPRDYESVDRNFGDVAAVRSVVDAAHDRGLKVILDMPITLPGFEHPFLGDPGRKSWFGPKSEYGVPRWKAENPEVADYLIGVCKRWKERSGCDGMRIDSAHLQPMSFWKRFVAELKAAPPRPDFVILPELTVDPRQIGGFIREAGFDGAYDFSALRCREVFGRGEDVAQLAFAGREAHQFYPDPRAMMAPIDNYEKAFVDFANGPKAARTKLALAYILTLDRVPLLYAGNELGIAFTEVGGAFPPGRRDSSFLRDVKALIALRRREPALIRGDYTELAARDGVFAYLRTAGEERILVVLNGSDRPRDYSRPIAGRPWKSLRLDDLQAGGLAKMAGDELPLRAEAFGARIVKVR
- a CDS encoding phosphatidylserine decarboxylase family protein; its protein translation is MSHRKAGHRRHRHGRWLPHQDALEDWLEGSCGRASEKAADPATRLQPVVQELKDLIDRDPIVRMYFTQMIEQVPHAKPYRKRHIEDVDQLLWLIDEVIGRAPEYNETGLVGVPLNAILDWCMGTPAGFAAFRHEPVNAMFRKILKAWCDFLCSRDSLHVLNDTPRGWKCESARKSTRIDEFQIDPGDPHWGFSSWNDYFTRKFEPGMRPIAAPDDDRVIVNACESTPYALKTNVRRYDRFWIKGQPYSLNDMLAGDGSVDEFVGGTVYQAFLDAHNYHRWHSPVSGTVRKAFVVEGTYYSEAESEGEDPDGPVLSQGYLAHVATRAILLIEADAPSLGLVCLMPIGMVEVSSCVFHPSVKPGARLRKGDEVGYFQFGGSTYCLIFRPGAIAGFAPEALPQPDNPEPPLVRMGTKIAVAG
- a CDS encoding BON domain-containing protein, with the translated sequence MKRLLPAFVVATALVGTPALAQDGPLNRVGRALDNAGRNVRNRVETEVARGQAYAEERDLLYRVTRRLDWDKPLVGSTIRIEIRPDSSVVLRGSVLTEDGKKRAVDLVANTVGVGTVVDELAVVKGVKVIESTPAVVVPPPGDVKVVTPKTRTTVVTPPVEVKVEEKP
- a CDS encoding glycoside hydrolase family 97 protein, whose translation is MKIRLHLTSFAMGLVLATATADAAQDPPQSAAATSPDGRVRVEVAGASDGTAYPTYAVTFRGRPAVLRSRLGLDLAGGGSLGREAAIERVVTRRIDEAYNQRPGKRSRVVNRCEEVVVSLREKAAPARRWQVILRAYDDGAAIRYRFPAQEGWKTLEIADERTAVRLPEDARAVALPLKGYNSTHENRYLRKPAAEIETPGEWRLGLPMLNELPGTGWLAVLEANLTDFAGMYLAKEQGDGGGVTFGCRLAPRPGEPGVAVRAALPHESPWRVFLLGDRLEGLVESDLVLNLNEPCAIADTSWIRPGKTTFPWWNGFYEENVPFRMGLNTETAKYYIDFCAEAGIPYHSLDGLDNIAWYGGTIVPYEGADITRGIEGLDLREVIRYAGSKGVKIRLWMHWEAARKHMDRAFPLYREWGVEGIMLDFMDRDDQEMVDFLRRAVAKAAENRLTITLHGVSAPTGLERTYPNLLTHEAVMNLEYDKWDKDGIPPEHDLTIPFTRMLAGPLDFHQGSLRGVPVEQFRARNAAPLVMGTPCRMLASYVVFQNHLPMVADYPSAYRGHPGLPVLAAIPAAWDDTRCLAARVGELAVIARRHGEEWWVGAMGGREVREVEIPLSFLGPGRFHAEVHRDAMEAKGRLATAREDVTAASIVKGSLAPAGGLLVRLTPARPESK